The Haloplanus sp. CK5-1 genome contains a region encoding:
- a CDS encoding chorismate mutase, which translates to MSDATEEMSLDELREEIEEIDRELVELIARRTYVAGTVARVKEERDLPTTDESQEARVMERAGENAETFDVDANLVKAIFRLLIELNKVEQRESR; encoded by the coding sequence ATGAGCGATGCGACCGAGGAGATGTCCCTGGACGAACTCCGCGAGGAGATCGAGGAGATCGACCGCGAACTCGTCGAACTCATCGCCCGACGGACGTACGTCGCGGGGACGGTCGCGCGCGTCAAGGAAGAGCGGGACCTCCCGACGACCGACGAGTCACAGGAGGCCCGCGTGATGGAGCGGGCGGGCGAGAACGCGGAGACCTTCGACGTCGACGCCAACCTCGTAAAGGCCATCTTCCGGTTGCTCATCGAGTTGAACAAGGTGGAGCAGCGGGAGAGCCGCTAA
- a CDS encoding carbonic anhydrase, which yields MDPAIVGLLRSNAGHAAAFGGRFDGVQGGQRPVAVSVSCSDSRVLQDEMWGNDEPGRIFTCSNIGNRVVQRTDSGDVVSGDVHYPIAYLDTNVALVVGHTGCGAVTAAYDSLTDGVEAAPGVAHCLDLLAVGLDPAYESLPADLGRSASINRLVERNVDRQVAALVGSDDVPAEVRVVGGVYDFQDAYDDGDRGEIHVVNVDGERRASELRAAYPEIRARIDRLWEY from the coding sequence ATGGATCCAGCGATCGTCGGGTTGTTGCGGAGCAACGCGGGCCACGCGGCGGCGTTCGGCGGGCGGTTCGACGGGGTTCAGGGCGGCCAACGACCGGTCGCCGTCTCCGTCTCCTGTTCGGACTCGCGGGTGTTGCAAGACGAGATGTGGGGCAACGACGAACCCGGCCGCATCTTCACGTGCAGCAACATCGGCAACCGCGTCGTCCAGCGGACCGACTCGGGAGACGTCGTCTCCGGCGACGTCCACTATCCGATCGCCTATCTGGACACGAACGTCGCCCTCGTCGTCGGCCACACCGGGTGTGGCGCGGTGACCGCGGCGTACGACTCTCTGACCGACGGCGTCGAGGCAGCGCCGGGCGTGGCCCACTGTCTCGATCTGCTGGCCGTGGGACTCGATCCAGCGTACGAATCGCTCCCGGCCGATCTGGGCCGGTCAGCGTCGATCAACCGACTCGTCGAGCGCAACGTCGACCGGCAGGTCGCGGCGCTCGTCGGGAGCGACGACGTGCCGGCCGAGGTCCGGGTCGTCGGCGGCGTGTACGACTTCCAGGACGCGTACGACGACGGCGACCGGGGGGAGATCCACGTCGTCAACGTCGACGGCGAGCGGCGGGCCTCGGAGCTACGTGCGGCGTACCCGGAGATACGTGCGCGGATCGACCGGCTCTGGGAGTACTGA
- the surE gene encoding 5'/3'-nucleotidase SurE, which produces MDEDEPHVLLTNDDGIDAVGFRALYDALSEFAEVTAVAPRDDRSAVGRAMSHEVDVEEHGLGYAIHGTPADCVVVGLEVLCPDVDLVVAGCNTGANLGAYVLGRSGTVSAAVEAAFFDVPAIATSLYVPGGDGEWQHAADSPHHYRNATVATAYLVKHAHGAGVFDQADYLNVNAPIHEEGDDLADLEVTEPSTLYDMRAARDGERISLTDNVWARMRDDDLPDPQGTDRRAVVEGRVSISPLTAPHTTRHHEALDALAETYLG; this is translated from the coding sequence ATGGACGAGGACGAGCCACACGTGCTGTTGACGAACGACGACGGGATCGACGCCGTCGGCTTCCGGGCGCTGTACGACGCGCTCTCGGAGTTCGCCGAGGTGACGGCCGTCGCACCGAGGGACGACCGGAGCGCCGTCGGCCGCGCGATGTCCCACGAGGTCGACGTCGAGGAACACGGCCTCGGCTACGCCATCCACGGGACGCCCGCCGACTGCGTCGTCGTCGGACTCGAGGTGCTCTGTCCCGACGTGGACCTCGTGGTCGCGGGCTGTAACACCGGCGCCAACCTCGGTGCGTACGTCCTCGGTCGATCGGGAACGGTCAGCGCCGCCGTCGAGGCCGCCTTCTTCGACGTGCCGGCCATCGCAACCTCGCTGTACGTCCCCGGCGGTGACGGCGAGTGGCAACACGCCGCGGACAGCCCGCACCACTACCGCAACGCGACGGTCGCGACGGCCTACCTCGTGAAGCACGCACACGGTGCCGGCGTGTTCGACCAGGCCGACTATCTGAACGTCAACGCGCCGATCCACGAGGAGGGCGACGACCTCGCGGACCTAGAGGTGACCGAACCGTCGACGCTGTACGACATGCGCGCCGCGCGTGACGGCGAGCGGATCAGCCTCACGGACAACGTCTGGGCACGGATGCGCGACGACGACCTACCCGACCCGCAGGGCACCGACCGCCGAGCGGTCGTCGAGGGACGCGTCAGCATCTCGCCGCTCACCGCACCCCACACCACCCGCCACCACGAGGCACTGGACGCACTGGCGGAAACGTACCTCGGCTGA
- a CDS encoding small ribosomal subunit Rsm22 family protein has translation MIDREAVRSNAKYLRQVRPIDPDEIADYVEGRPHPAVVRRVLREEAYDLALFERDDGTFVPASTDPVPDPEWSPERLPDRYVEALEDLLVERHGANWHRGESGDRLRETIRRLKADYYAQNPVEYDDEVALGYAIYHLPNYYAAVGYALDDLVERSLLPRRLRVLDVGAGVGGPALGLLDYLPDDTVVDYHAVEPSAAADVLGALLSGGRRNVRTTIHREPIETFDLDATGPFDLVLCANVLNELDDPVSAVERSLDALADDGTLLALAPADLETSTGLRHVERSVVESRDATVYAPTLRLWPDFEPSDRGWSFDERPSVEAPTVQRRLDEAGGGDGTFRNETVKFSYVHLRTDGERRLGVRATPSRHARMADMERHVTERIDLLAVKLSRNLADGGNPLFKVGDGSEGEECYAVSTRESGLNRDLLTADYGAVLRFENALALWNDDEGAYNLVVDDEAVVDLLG, from the coding sequence ATGATCGACCGCGAGGCCGTCCGGTCGAACGCCAAGTACCTCCGCCAGGTGCGCCCGATCGACCCCGACGAGATAGCCGACTACGTCGAGGGGAGACCCCACCCGGCCGTCGTCCGGCGCGTCCTCCGGGAGGAGGCGTACGACCTCGCGCTGTTCGAACGCGACGACGGGACCTTCGTCCCCGCCTCGACCGACCCAGTCCCCGACCCCGAGTGGAGTCCCGAGCGCCTCCCCGACCGCTACGTCGAGGCGCTCGAGGATCTGCTGGTCGAGCGCCACGGCGCGAACTGGCACCGCGGCGAGAGCGGCGACCGACTCCGCGAGACGATCCGGCGGCTGAAGGCCGACTACTACGCGCAAAACCCCGTCGAGTACGACGACGAGGTGGCGCTGGGCTACGCGATCTACCACCTCCCGAACTACTACGCCGCGGTGGGGTACGCCCTCGACGACCTGGTCGAACGGTCGCTGCTCCCCCGCCGCCTCCGCGTTCTCGACGTCGGCGCGGGCGTCGGCGGCCCGGCACTGGGTCTCCTCGACTACCTCCCCGACGACACCGTCGTCGACTACCACGCCGTCGAGCCGAGCGCCGCCGCCGACGTCTTGGGGGCGCTCCTCTCCGGAGGCCGCCGGAACGTCCGGACGACGATCCACCGCGAACCCATCGAGACGTTCGACCTCGACGCCACCGGGCCGTTCGACCTCGTTCTCTGTGCGAACGTCCTGAACGAACTCGACGACCCCGTCAGCGCCGTCGAGCGATCGCTCGACGCCCTCGCCGACGACGGGACGCTGCTGGCGCTCGCGCCCGCCGACCTCGAAACTAGCACCGGGCTCAGACACGTCGAGCGATCGGTCGTCGAGAGCCGCGACGCGACCGTCTACGCGCCGACGCTCCGACTGTGGCCCGACTTCGAGCCGTCGGATCGGGGCTGGTCGTTCGACGAGCGTCCGTCGGTCGAGGCACCGACCGTCCAGCGCCGTCTCGACGAGGCCGGTGGGGGCGACGGGACCTTCCGCAACGAGACGGTGAAGTTCTCCTACGTCCACCTGCGGACGGACGGCGAGCGACGACTCGGCGTGCGGGCCACCCCGTCGCGTCACGCCCGCATGGCCGACATGGAGCGCCACGTCACCGAACGGATCGACCTGTTGGCGGTGAAACTCAGCCGGAACCTCGCGGACGGCGGTAACCCCCTGTTCAAGGTCGGTGACGGGAGCGAGGGCGAGGAGTGTTACGCCGTCTCGACTCGGGAGTCCGGGCTGAATCGCGACCTCCTGACGGCCGACTACGGAGCCGTCCTCCGGTTCGAGAACGCGCTCGCACTCTGGAACGACGACGAGGGAGCGTACAACCTCGTCGTCGACGACGAGGCGGTCGTCGACCTGCTGGGCTGA
- a CDS encoding prephenate dehydrogenase/arogenate dehydrogenase family protein, whose translation MDLLVVGAGEMGRWVARTVDRPVALADVDPSTAERAAAGLDGRVRAVPADTEETFDAVCLAVPISVVGEAVERYAPRAERAMCDVTGVMTTPVEAMRGALPDRERVSMHPLFAASNAPGNVAVVGDAPGPVTDALLMDVMAAGNHTFETTAAEHDEAMKTVQAGAHTAILAYALAAGNVREEFATPVSAALEDLVTTVTGGTPRVYREIQETFEGADAVAEAARRIADAEGEAFDDCYREAGE comes from the coding sequence ATGGATCTGCTGGTGGTCGGCGCGGGCGAGATGGGGCGGTGGGTCGCCCGGACCGTCGACCGGCCCGTCGCACTCGCCGACGTCGATCCGTCGACGGCGGAGCGGGCGGCCGCCGGCCTCGACGGCCGCGTCCGGGCCGTCCCCGCCGACACGGAGGAGACCTTCGACGCCGTCTGTCTGGCCGTCCCCATCTCGGTCGTCGGCGAAGCCGTCGAGCGCTACGCCCCCCGCGCCGAGCGCGCGATGTGCGACGTGACGGGCGTAATGACCACGCCGGTGGAGGCGATGCGGGGGGCGCTCCCCGACCGCGAACGGGTGTCGATGCACCCGCTGTTCGCCGCGTCGAACGCGCCGGGCAACGTCGCCGTCGTCGGCGACGCGCCGGGGCCGGTGACCGACGCCCTCCTCATGGACGTGATGGCCGCGGGCAACCACACGTTCGAGACGACCGCCGCGGAACACGACGAGGCGATGAAGACCGTCCAAGCCGGCGCACACACGGCCATCCTGGCGTACGCGCTCGCCGCCGGGAACGTCCGCGAGGAGTTTGCGACGCCCGTTTCGGCCGCGCTGGAGGACCTCGTGACGACGGTGACGGGCGGGACGCCGCGGGTGTACCGCGAGATACAGGAGACGTTCGAGGGGGCCGACGCCGTCGCCGAGGCCGCTCGCCGGATCGCCGACGCCGAGGGCGAGGCGTTCGACGACTGCTACCGCGAGGCCGGCGAATGA
- a CDS encoding MFS transporter — protein MNWRYRHTVLTLCTLAFASTMLARLVISPVVPDVTAHFDVSTGAVGLALSGMWAAYALTQFPSGILGDRFGEHRVILAAVGVTAVASLALSLAPTFAAFAVLTVALGAGAGLHYSVATTLLTKEFDDIGRAIGVHVAGGPLAGLVAPIVATAVAVRYDWRAAIAVGAGVALPAFVAFAWRVDPTPAERPGESMRDRMAIRPLIGVLSRPPIAFTTAVAVLGAFTWQATASFLPAFLVDFRELSETSAGLLFSAYFVVNGLAQPAIGLVSDRIGRDGAATASMALGVAGYGLLVAGPRMSLLPAVVVVGVAMTWGAPLQSRFFDKFEANERGAAFGLVRTAYMVLGATGSVVVGVVSDVAGWGPAYGLLVGVMGVGLTLLVSNRALGLDL, from the coding sequence GTGAACTGGCGGTACCGGCACACGGTCCTCACACTCTGTACGCTCGCGTTCGCGTCGACGATGCTGGCGCGACTGGTCATCAGTCCGGTCGTGCCGGACGTGACCGCCCACTTCGACGTGTCGACCGGGGCGGTCGGCCTCGCGCTCTCGGGGATGTGGGCCGCCTACGCGCTGACGCAGTTCCCCTCGGGGATCCTCGGCGACCGCTTCGGCGAGCATCGGGTGATCCTCGCCGCGGTGGGCGTGACGGCCGTCGCCAGCCTCGCGCTGTCGCTCGCCCCGACCTTCGCCGCCTTCGCCGTCCTGACGGTCGCACTCGGGGCGGGGGCCGGCCTCCACTACAGCGTCGCCACGACCCTCCTGACGAAGGAGTTCGACGACATCGGGCGCGCCATCGGCGTCCACGTCGCGGGGGGGCCACTCGCGGGCCTGGTCGCCCCCATCGTCGCCACCGCGGTGGCGGTCCGCTACGACTGGCGGGCAGCCATCGCCGTCGGTGCCGGCGTCGCGCTCCCCGCCTTCGTCGCGTTCGCGTGGCGGGTCGACCCGACGCCGGCCGAACGCCCCGGCGAGTCGATGCGCGATCGGATGGCGATCCGACCGCTGATCGGGGTGCTCTCCCGCCCACCGATCGCTTTCACGACCGCCGTGGCCGTCCTCGGAGCGTTCACCTGGCAGGCGACGGCCTCCTTCCTTCCGGCCTTCCTCGTGGACTTCCGGGAGCTATCCGAGACGAGTGCCGGGCTCCTGTTCTCGGCGTACTTCGTGGTGAACGGCCTCGCTCAACCCGCGATCGGACTGGTGTCCGATCGGATCGGCCGCGACGGGGCTGCGACGGCGTCGATGGCGCTCGGCGTCGCCGGCTACGGCCTTCTGGTGGCGGGGCCACGGATGTCGCTCCTCCCCGCAGTCGTCGTCGTCGGCGTCGCGATGACGTGGGGCGCACCGCTCCAGTCGCGCTTTTTCGACAAGTTCGAGGCGAACGAGCGGGGGGCCGCCTTCGGCCTCGTCCGCACCGCCTACATGGTGCTCGGCGCGACCGGGAGCGTCGTCGTGGGCGTCGTCTCGGACGTGGCCGGCTGGGGACCCGCCTACGGCCTCCTCGTGGGCGTGATGGGCGTCGGACTGACGCTGTTGGTGAGCAACCGTGCGCTCGGCCTCGACCTGTGA
- a CDS encoding Xaa-Pro peptidase family protein, whose translation MHPDHSPIDSALGDCDGYLIDADGTDSTQRYLSGFDAPDPFVTCYTPDGVSLLVSGLEYGRANTEAEAESVARLSAYDYRDRVGEVGRAEARAAVVAEWLADRGVSSVSVPERFPLGTADGLREAGVAVRVDDSDAVTRTRAVKTSEEVDNVRRAQRANERAIGTAEDLLASASVVDGVLHHDGEPLTSERVRRAIERTLLEEGCALDETIVACGADAADPHDRGSGPLEADEPVVVDVFPRDKETRYHADTTRTFLKGEPSERVREWFDLTDEARRAALDAVEPGVTGAAVHDAACDVYEDAGLPTLRSDPETATGFIHSTGHGVGLDVHELPRIAPDGEELRPGNVITIEPGLYDPEVGGIRIEDLVLVTEDGAENLTEYPVELTV comes from the coding sequence ATGCACCCGGACCACTCGCCGATCGACTCGGCGCTCGGTGACTGCGACGGCTACTTGATCGACGCCGACGGCACCGACTCCACCCAACGGTACCTCTCGGGGTTCGACGCGCCCGATCCCTTCGTCACCTGTTATACGCCCGACGGCGTCTCTCTCCTCGTCTCCGGGCTGGAGTACGGCCGGGCGAACACGGAGGCCGAGGCCGAGAGCGTCGCCCGGCTGTCGGCGTACGACTACCGCGACCGAGTCGGCGAGGTGGGTCGCGCCGAGGCGCGGGCCGCAGTCGTCGCGGAGTGGCTCGCCGACCGCGGCGTTTCGAGTGTGTCCGTCCCCGAACGGTTCCCACTCGGCACCGCCGACGGCCTGCGCGAGGCGGGGGTGGCCGTCCGCGTCGACGACTCCGACGCAGTCACGCGGACGCGCGCCGTCAAGACGTCCGAAGAGGTCGACAACGTCCGCCGGGCACAGCGCGCGAACGAGCGGGCGATCGGGACCGCCGAGGACCTCCTCGCGTCGGCGAGCGTCGTCGACGGCGTTCTCCACCACGACGGCGAACCGTTGACTAGCGAACGGGTCAGGCGGGCCATCGAGCGGACGCTACTGGAGGAGGGGTGTGCGCTGGACGAGACCATCGTCGCCTGTGGGGCCGACGCGGCCGATCCCCACGACCGCGGCTCCGGACCGCTCGAAGCCGACGAACCGGTCGTCGTCGACGTCTTCCCGCGCGACAAGGAGACGCGGTACCACGCGGACACGACGCGGACGTTCCTGAAGGGGGAGCCGAGCGAGCGGGTTCGGGAGTGGTTCGACCTGACCGACGAGGCCCGACGGGCCGCCCTCGACGCCGTCGAACCCGGCGTCACCGGCGCGGCCGTCCACGACGCCGCCTGCGACGTCTACGAGGACGCCGGCCTGCCGACCCTCCGGAGCGATCCGGAGACTGCAACGGGGTTCATCCACAGTACGGGCCACGGCGTCGGCCTCGACGTCCACGAGTTGCCCCGCATCGCCCCCGACGGCGAGGAACTTCGACCGGGCAACGTGATCACGATCGAACCGGGGCTGTACGACCCCGAGGTGGGCGGGATTCGCATCGAGGACCTCGTCCTCGTCACCGAGGACGGGGCGGAGAACCTGACGGAGTACCCGGTCGAACTGACCGTATAG
- a CDS encoding DUF3592 domain-containing protein has protein sequence MSELIGLFIGGLGGVMLFKGVKTFHATTRRDAYEPATAQVLDSRLETNVRGQGQYWRRLIDWGLETDPNRKGKRTIYVPKVRYEYTVEDETYTNDSLYPGPARSGSSSKEKPREILQQYPEGKTVDVYYDPSDPTLSFLENKSRNRQAVTTTVIGGGILLFGLALIFGIPL, from the coding sequence ATGAGCGAGTTGATCGGCCTATTTATCGGAGGTCTCGGGGGAGTTATGTTGTTCAAGGGGGTGAAGACATTCCACGCGACTACCAGGCGAGACGCGTATGAACCCGCCACAGCACAGGTCCTCGACTCAAGACTCGAGACGAACGTGAGGGGGCAGGGCCAATACTGGCGACGGCTCATCGACTGGGGGTTGGAAACGGACCCCAACAGAAAAGGCAAAAGGACGATTTACGTCCCCAAAGTCAGGTACGAGTACACGGTAGAGGACGAGACTTACACCAACGACAGCCTCTATCCGGGGCCGGCTAGGTCGGGGTCGAGTTCAAAAGAGAAACCACGGGAAATTCTACAACAATATCCGGAGGGAAAGACGGTCGACGTATACTACGACCCCAGCGACCCCACCCTCTCGTTTTTGGAAAACAAATCACGGAATCGACAGGCTGTGACGACTACGGTCATTGGGGGTGGTATTTTGCTTTTCGGACTCGCGCTGATATTCGGGATACCACTGTAG
- a CDS encoding LysE family translocator codes for MSSPLPSLVAGVVFGLALAAPPGPMNAVIASESVENGWFAGFRTGLGAMSADAIFLVGSLLGVVAFVERFPTVRAVMIGVGGLLMLYFAYDAAAGVTSGIVTDGRTARATTGFRKAFVLALTNPYQILFWLTIGVGLLEPGALDVLSYTPYVGNDLAGWFVVRTGSPALLVGFFGGIGLWITGFPAALRAAQRRVDAFAPVVAGVSAVVLGGFGVVFLVDAVRALA; via the coding sequence GTGTCGAGTCCCCTCCCCTCGCTCGTCGCCGGCGTCGTCTTCGGCCTCGCGCTCGCGGCCCCGCCGGGCCCCATGAACGCCGTCATCGCCTCGGAGTCGGTGGAGAACGGCTGGTTCGCGGGGTTCCGGACCGGTCTGGGCGCGATGAGCGCCGACGCGATCTTTCTCGTCGGCTCGTTGCTCGGTGTCGTTGCCTTCGTCGAGCGGTTCCCGACCGTGCGGGCGGTGATGATCGGGGTCGGCGGCCTCCTCATGCTGTACTTCGCGTACGACGCGGCGGCGGGCGTGACGAGTGGGATCGTGACGGACGGGCGGACCGCGCGGGCGACCACCGGCTTCCGGAAGGCGTTCGTCCTCGCGCTCACCAACCCCTACCAGATCCTGTTCTGGCTGACCATCGGCGTCGGTCTCCTCGAACCCGGGGCACTCGACGTCCTCTCCTATACCCCCTACGTGGGGAACGACCTCGCCGGGTGGTTCGTGGTCAGGACGGGGAGTCCCGCGTTGCTCGTCGGCTTCTTCGGCGGCATCGGCCTGTGGATCACCGGCTTCCCGGCGGCGCTCCGGGCGGCCCAGCGCCGCGTCGACGCCTTCGCCCCGGTCGTCGCCGGGGTGAGCGCCGTCGTCCTCGGTGGCTTCGGAGTCGTCTTCCTCGTCGATGCCGTCCGAGCACTGGCCTGA
- a CDS encoding TMEM165/GDT1 family protein → MTGWVEILTVAFVAQLVVLPGEKVQFIIAGLSTRYNPLVVVSAAGAAFAGWTALEILFGEALQRALPPIVLDAFTAALFLVFAVLLYRSAPSGGDPERVDPTATDGGMAALPGEFEPTVFGREVPDALGGFLPIFVMMAAGEFGDKTQLVTIGLAAQYGAHPAIWAGEMLAIIPVSLANAFFFHKFAHRLDLRKAHLFSAALFGFFATDTALSIVTGFSVWETVVDVVATAVTGLF, encoded by the coding sequence GTGACGGGCTGGGTCGAGATCCTCACCGTCGCCTTCGTCGCCCAACTCGTCGTGTTGCCGGGCGAGAAGGTGCAGTTCATCATCGCCGGACTGTCGACTCGGTACAACCCGCTCGTCGTCGTCAGCGCCGCGGGCGCAGCCTTCGCCGGCTGGACGGCCCTAGAGATCCTCTTCGGGGAAGCACTCCAGCGGGCGCTCCCGCCGATCGTGCTGGACGCGTTCACCGCGGCCCTGTTTCTCGTCTTCGCGGTCCTGCTCTACCGCTCGGCCCCCTCGGGTGGCGATCCCGAACGAGTCGACCCGACGGCGACCGACGGGGGGATGGCAGCCCTCCCCGGGGAGTTCGAACCGACGGTGTTCGGCCGGGAGGTCCCGGACGCACTCGGGGGATTTCTCCCCATCTTCGTCATGATGGCCGCCGGCGAGTTCGGCGACAAGACCCAGCTCGTGACCATCGGGCTAGCGGCCCAGTACGGCGCACACCCCGCAATCTGGGCGGGCGAGATGCTGGCGATCATCCCCGTGAGCCTCGCGAACGCCTTCTTCTTCCACAAGTTCGCCCACCGCCTCGACCTCCGGAAGGCCCACCTCTTCTCCGCGGCGCTGTTCGGGTTCTTCGCGACCGACACCGCGCTGAGCATCGTCACCGGGTTCTCCGTCTGGGAGACGGTCGTCGACGTCGTGGCGACGGCCGTGACGGGACTGTTCTGA
- a CDS encoding metal-dependent transcriptional regulator, translating to MLSDAMEDYLKAIYRLQSEGGAPVSTSAIAEEVGKTAPTVTSMVQNLADRGLVEREKYKGVELTPEGETVALEVVRHHRLLEAYLAEHLDYSWVDVHEEADILEHHISEEFERRVADVLDDPAVDPHGDPIPGADLRPLDRDETTPLSDHEAGDHVVVSRVRDRDEAELAYLDDAGIRPGTPLEVVDVAPFGMVTVRIDDDEQSLPEGVARTIRVRPAGADRTPTEGVTDA from the coding sequence TCGACCTCCGCCATCGCCGAGGAGGTGGGGAAGACAGCCCCGACGGTGACGAGCATGGTGCAGAACCTCGCCGATCGGGGGTTGGTGGAGCGCGAGAAGTACAAGGGGGTCGAACTCACGCCCGAGGGGGAGACGGTGGCCCTGGAGGTGGTTCGCCACCACCGACTGCTGGAGGCGTACCTAGCCGAACACCTCGACTACTCGTGGGTCGACGTCCACGAGGAGGCGGACATCCTCGAACACCACATCTCCGAGGAGTTCGAACGGCGGGTCGCGGACGTCCTCGACGACCCCGCGGTCGACCCTCACGGCGACCCGATCCCGGGGGCGGATCTGCGGCCGCTCGACCGCGACGAGACGACGCCACTGAGCGACCACGAGGCGGGTGATCACGTGGTCGTCAGCCGGGTCCGTGACCGAGACGAGGCGGAGCTCGCCTACCTCGACGACGCGGGCATCCGGCCGGGGACGCCCCTGGAGGTGGTCGACGTGGCTCCGTTCGGGATGGTGACGGTCCGGATCGACGACGACGAGCAGAGCCTCCCGGAGGGGGTCGCGCGAACGATCCGGGTTCGTCCGGCCGGGGCCGACCGCACGCCGACCGAAGGGGTGACCGACGCGTGA